A genomic window from Pecten maximus chromosome 6, xPecMax1.1, whole genome shotgun sequence includes:
- the LOC117329823 gene encoding zinc finger protein 91-like — protein MSNECAYCGKTFELQRQLKRHVRKHTEPKPHKCEVCGKEFSEPGKLQVHNMIHTGEKPFECGTCGKGFCEAGKLKKHIRVHTGERPYPCHLCDKRFAESGTLQRHILVHFKDRTQFLKCETCNEIFIKEEDLARHVKTHEVDKPYRCDICGLAFSQTESLQQHVKIHDGKKPYQRGNNDDVIICDDSDSEEVDDTNTGEKMYKCDICGRDFNKSENLEKHMSKHDNWPPFCELCGETFTEAASLRKHSLIHTGERPFKCEKCGKEFIRAAHLNKHLEWHTVEDSHSCGVCGKCFSESEKLQAHMRKHSGEKPYKCSVCEKGFDVPAKLQRHNLIHTQVKPHKCDHCEKSFREKGTLRHHLRTHFPDDRSECEICHKTFAEDRSLERHLRRHAGERPYSCNICGKDFAESGHLKTHMSIHTGEKPFTCDICGKDFITAGSLQRHIRRHLGDKPHKCDQCDKAFVELWTLQVHRRKHTGEKPYECETCGKMFSQTGSLQKHKRVHTGEKPFKCEVCGKAFAESGKVRRHLKMHERNEGVVTESKSNNLIHVPIKVMVTDENEMHMLNT, from the coding sequence GGCAAGACGTTCGAACTGCAAAGACAACTCAAGAGACATGTACGGAAGCACACAGAACCTAAGCCTCACAAATGTGAAGTCTGCGGGAAGGAGTTTAGCGAACCAGGGAAACTACAGGTACATAACATGATCCATACAGGTGAGAAGCCGTTTGAGTGTGGAACTTGCGGTAAAGGTTTCTGCGAGGCAGGGAAATTAAAGAAGCATATTCGTGTACATACAGGAGAACGACCATATCCGTGTCATCTTTGTGACAAGCGGTTTGCCGAATCTGGAACTTTACAGCGGCACATCCTGGTGCACTTTAAAGACCGAACACAGTTTTTGAAGTGCGAGACTtgcaatgaaatatttattaagGAGGAGGACTTGGCAAGGCATGTTAAGACACATGAGGTAGATAAACCATATCGTTGTGATATCTGTGGATTGGCGTTTAGCCAGACAGAGAGTCTTCAACAGCACGTGAAAATACATGACGGTAAAAAGCCGTATCAAAGGGGTaataatgatgacgtcattatatgTGATGACTCTGACAGTGAGGAAGTCGACGACACCAACACTGgagaaaaaatgtataaatgtgatATCTGTGGTAGAGACTTCAATAAATCTGAAAATCTAGAAAAGCACATGTCAAAGCATGACAATTGGCCTCCCTTTTGTGAGTTATGTGGAGAAACGTTCACAGAAGCCGCAAGTCTTCGTAAACATTCATTGATACACACAGGTGAACGTCCGTTCAAATGTGAAAAGTGCGGTAAGGAGTTTATTCGTGCTGCACACCTTAACAAACATCTCGAGTGGCATACTGTAGAGGATTCACATAGTTGCGGTGTCTGTGGAAAATGTTTTAGTGAAAGTGAAAAGCTGCAGGCTCACATGAGAAAGCACAGTGGGGAGAAACCTTATAAGTGCTCTGTGTGTGAGAAAGGATTTGACGTACCAGCAAAACTCCAGCGACATAATTTGATACATACGCAAGTGAAGCCTCATAAGTGTGACCATTGCGAAAAGTCGTTCAGGGAGAAAGGAACTCTGAGGCACCATCTGCGTACACATTTTCCAGACGACAGAAGCGAATGTGAAATATGTCACAAGACCTTTGCCGAAGACCGTAGTCTAGAAAGACATCTTAGGAGACATGCGGGAGAGCGACCATACTCGTGCAACATATGCGGAAAAGATTTCGCCGAATCTGGACACTTAAAAACACACATGAGTATTCACACGGGTGAGAAACCATTCACGTGTGATATTTGTGGAAAGGATTTTATTACCGCTGGGAGTTTACAAAGACACATTCGAAGACACTTAGGGGACAAACCACACAAATGTGATCAATGCGATAAGGCGTTTGTAGAGCTGTGGACATTACAAGTTCATCGTCGCAAACACaccggagaaaaaccatacGAGTGTGAAACTTGCGGCAAAATGTTCAGCCAGACTGGCTCGTTACAGAAGCACAAAAGAGTACATACAGGAGAGAAGCCGTTTAAATGTGAAGTATGCGGAAAGGCTTTTGCTGAGTCCGGAAAAGTCAGGAGACATTTGAAAATGCATGAAAGAAATGAGGGTGTAGTTACAGAGTCCAAGTCCAATAATTTGATACATGTTCCTATCAAGGTGATGGTAACGGATGAAAATGAGATGCATATGCTTAACACTTAA